The segment TGAATTATATGACCTTGAACGAATTGGAAAGGAAATGGTAGAACGTGTTCTAAGCCATACCGGAATTCCAATTAATGTTGGCCTGGCTCCCACAAAAGCCCTTGCAAAAATTGCCAATAAAATTGCTAAGAAATTCGCCGATCGCACTTAGTAGCGTTTACGCGATAGATTCAGAAGAAAAGAAAGAAAAGGCATTACGTTGGACAAAGATTGGCGATGTTTGGGGAATAGGCCGCCAGCACGAAAAACGATTATTAAATATCAATGTGGAAAATGCCTGGGATTTTATTCAGCTTCCCAATCAATATGCTAAAAAACAAATGAGCGTTGTCGGCTTGCGGTTAAAACGGGATCTGTCTGGTGAGTCCACACTGGATTTTGAAGAAGTAAAGAATAAAAAGAACATTGCAGTTACCCGAAGCTTTGATAAGATGTATAGTGATTTTAATGATCTTAGGGAGCGGGTAGCCACTTATGCAGCAAAAGCGGCAGCTAAACTTCGTAAACAGGATTCAAACTGCACTTTACTGTTGGCTATTTCGGTTCGAATTGTGCCAGTGATTTAGGTCGGTTAGTGCCAGGCGTTTCGGTTTAATTTGTGCCACTTTTTGGCAATGCTGAAAGTGGTAACGGTTCAAATTGTGCCAGTCGTATCGGTTCGTTTTGTGCCACTTTGGAAGATCAAGTAATATCTTGTTACAAAAATGTAATAAGATATGGCCAACACCCTTGATCCGATGGACTTAAAACAAATTATTACTTTGAGCCTGGATGGTTTTAGCAATCGTAAGATAGCTACCACTCTAGGCATCTCCCGTAACACGGTCAACAGCTACATGAGGTTTTTTACGGCCAGTGACTATTCCTTTAAAGAACTACTTTCCTTTGACAATGCACGTCTGAGTGCGCTTTTTCCTTCACATACCACTATTGATAATGAGCGGCATGATGAACTGATGCTATATTGTGAGGGGGTCAATAAGGCCCGGAATCATCCTGGGTTTACTTTTCTGTACCATTATCAGGAATATGCGCAGCAGGCTTCCCAGCCCTACAGCTATACGCAGTTTATGGAGCATTATCGGCGGAAATATGCCAAGGTCAAAGGTTCCATGAAACTGGAACATGAAGCTGGTAATGAAATGTACATTGACTATGCGGGTAAAAAATTACATGTCGTTAATAAAGAAACCGGAGAAATCATTCCGGTAGAGGTATTTATAGCTATTCTTCCCAACAGCCAGTATACTTACGTAGAGGCTAACTTAAGCCAAAAACGGGAGGATCTTATTATTTCTTGCGGTAATGCACTACATTATTACGGAGGTGTTCCCAAGGCGATTGTCTCAGACAACTTAAAATCGGCAGTGACCAGAGCCAGCAAATATGAGCCGGAGATCAACCGGAGCTTTAAAGATTTTGCCCGCCATTATAACTGTGTGATCAATCCCACCCGCAGCTATGCTCCACAAGACAAAGCTTTGGTTGAGAATGCAGTGCATCTTGTTTATCAGCGTATTTACTATCCCCTACGGGAGATGACCTTCTTCTCTTTACAGGATCTAAACCGGGAGATAAAGCGCTTACTTGTTGGCTATAATAACCTACTGTTCCAGCGAAAGGAAGCCAGCCGTAGAGAACTGTTTCAATCAGTAGAACGTGAGTACTTAAAACCCCTGCCAACATCTGCCTATGAAATCAAAGACTATAAACGGGCAAAGGTGCAAAAGATGGGATATGTATACTTCTCTCCAGATAAAAGCTACTACAGTGTTCCCTACCGCTACATCGGTAAAAAGACCCTGATCCATTATACCAAAACTGTGGTCGAGGTTTATTACAATCACGTTCGAATAGCCCTGCACCAGCGAAATCCAAGTAAAGGAAGCTACAATACAA is part of the Antarcticibacterium sp. 1MA-6-2 genome and harbors:
- the istA gene encoding IS21 family transposase, which translates into the protein MANTLDPMDLKQIITLSLDGFSNRKIATTLGISRNTVNSYMRFFTASDYSFKELLSFDNARLSALFPSHTTIDNERHDELMLYCEGVNKARNHPGFTFLYHYQEYAQQASQPYSYTQFMEHYRRKYAKVKGSMKLEHEAGNEMYIDYAGKKLHVVNKETGEIIPVEVFIAILPNSQYTYVEANLSQKREDLIISCGNALHYYGGVPKAIVSDNLKSAVTRASKYEPEINRSFKDFARHYNCVINPTRSYAPQDKALVENAVHLVYQRIYYPLREMTFFSLQDLNREIKRLLVGYNNLLFQRKEASRRELFQSVEREYLKPLPTSAYEIKDYKRAKVQKMGYVYFSPDKSYYSVPYRYIGKKTLIHYTKTVVEVYYNHVRIALHQRNPSKGSYNTNTDDLSSTHKGYTSWSPEYFKNKAAPHGAHVVTCVEKILADNEYPETGYKRVMGLIQLHKSYGSKRLDNACKRALQADATSYMHIKNILKNNLDQSSLFYQDLEEDKTHIPSHQNIRGAAAYQ